A part of Bacteroidota bacterium genomic DNA contains:
- a CDS encoding RNA polymerase sigma factor: MWNDNDIVKGCADNDPKMQQVLYQRLAPKMLAVCYRYCNDRDDAKDIMHEAFVKVFMNIGKFKFNSTLETWITRIMINTSIDFFKKKTKVSQLFDNMKDGEEYDVEHEIDDPGPEVSEDVLLQLVDELPKGSKLVFNLYAIEGYGHKDIAQMLGISEGTSKSQLSRARDLLKKALKDKKLID, encoded by the coding sequence GTGTGGAATGATAACGATATAGTTAAGGGCTGTGCTGATAACGACCCTAAGATGCAACAGGTGTTGTACCAAAGGCTAGCGCCTAAAATGCTGGCGGTGTGCTACCGCTACTGCAACGATAGGGACGATGCCAAGGATATAATGCACGAGGCATTTGTGAAGGTGTTTATGAATATCGGCAAGTTTAAGTTTAACAGCACGCTGGAAACATGGATAACGCGGATTATGATAAACACTTCGATTGATTTTTTTAAGAAGAAAACGAAGGTTTCGCAGTTGTTTGATAACATGAAGGACGGTGAGGAGTATGATGTGGAGCACGAGATTGACGACCCGGGCCCCGAAGTGAGTGAAGATGTGTTGTTGCAGCTGGTGGATGAGTTGCCTAAGGGCAGTAAACTGGTATTTAATTTATATGCTATTGAAGGATACGGGCACAAGGATATAGCCCAAATGCTGGGAATATCTGAGGGTACATCAAAATCGCAGTTATCGCGTGCAAGAGATTTGCTTAAAAAAGCATTAAAAGACAAGAAACTAATTGACTAA